CCGGATTGCCGAGGTTGACCGGCCCGGTGACGTCGTCTGGCGTCTCCATCAGCGCCATCAAGCCGACGATCATGTCGTCGACATAGCAGAACGACCGGGTCTGCAGGCCGTCGCCGAAGATCGTGATCGCCTCGGCCCTGAGCGCCTGGAGAACGAAGTTCGACACCACGCGGCCGTCCGCCGGGTGCATGCCGGGCCCGTAGGTGTTGAAGATCCGCGCGACCTTTATCTCGAGCCCGTGCTGACGGCGATAGTCGAAGAAAAGCGCCTCGGCGCAGCGCTTGCCTTCGTCGTAGCACGAACGGGGCCCGATAGGATTCACGTTGCCCCAGTAGTCTTCGGCCTGGGGATGCACCGAGGGGTCGCCATAAACCTCCGAGGTCGAGGCCTGGAGGATACGGGCGCGGGTCCGCTTGGCCAGGCCCAGCATGTTGATCGCGCCATGCACGCTCGTCTTGGTCGTCTGGACCGGGTCGTGCTGGTAGTGGATCGGGCTCGCCGGGCAGGCGAGATTGTAGATCTGGTCGACCTCCACGTAGAGCGGGAAGGTCACGTCGTGGCGTAGGATCTCGAAGTTCGGTTCCGCTTCGAGACCGGCGATGGTCGTGCGGCGGCCGGTATAGAAATTGTCGACGCAGAGCACCTCGTGACCCGCGTCGACCAGCCGCCGGCAGAGATGCGAGCCGAGGAACCCGGCGCCTCCAGTCACGAGAACGCGGCAGCTGTTCGGATTGCCGTAGAGTTTCATCCCACGCTCAACCACGGCGTCTAAGGAACTGGCACGTCATCGTTTGTACCGCGGCGCGCGGATAGGGCCACGGAAGCCGCAACACAATCCTCGATTCGCTGACGGCTGTCTCTTCCACGTCCTAGCCCGTCTGTGCCTGCAGCCGCGCCAGCGGCTTCTCGTTGATCGGCAGGTGGACCGCGGCCGCGAGCAGCCCGAGGGCGATGCCGGCCCACCAGACCGGGTCGTAGGACCCCAGCGTGTCGTAGAGCCGGCCGCCGAGCCAGACGCCCAGGAAGCTGCCGATCTGGTGGCTGAAGAAGACGATCCCGAAGAGGGTCGCCATGTAGCGCAGGCCGAAGACCTGGGCCACGATGCCCGTGGTCAGTGGCACGGTGGAGAGCCAGAGGATGCCCATGACGGCGGCGAAGAGGTAGATCGTTGTCTCGGTCTTGGGTGCGAGGAGCAGGGCCGTGATCGCCACGGCGCGGGCGAAGTAGATCGCGCTGAGGCCGCACTTCTTGCTCCAGCGCTGGCCGGCCGCGCCGGCCAGGAAGGCGCCGGCGATATTGAACAGGCCGACCAGGGCGATGGAGTAGGCGCCGACCTGGGGGCTGAGGCCGAGATCGACGACATAGGCCGGGAAGTGCACCGTGATGAAGGCGACGTGGAAGCCGCAGACGAAGAAGCCGATGGTTAGAAGGATGTAGCCCCGGTGGTTCATGGCCTCGCGCACCGCGCCACCGACCGATTGTTCACTCGGCGCTTCGCCCTTGGCCCCGGGGTCGCTCGGCAGGATGAAGGCCAGAGGCAGGATGGCGAGAGAGCAGGCGGCCAGGATGACCATGGCCTGCTCCCAACCGTAGGCGGCAATGAAGCCTTGGCCGAGCGGCGAGAAGACCACCTGCCCGAAGGAGCCGGCCGCGGTCCCGAGGCCGAGGGCGAGCGACCGCCGCTCCGGGCCGACCACCTTTGCCATGGCCGCGAGCGCGAGAGAGAAGGCAGTGAAGGCGACGCCGATCCCGGTCAGGAGCCCGCCGAAGAGGTGCAGGCCCCAGCCGGACTCGACGCTGGCCATGCCCCAGACCCCGAAGGCATAGACCAGTGAGCCTCCGGCGATCACCTTGGACGGGCCGTAGCGGTCGGCAAGCGCGCCGGCGAAGGGCAGACCGAGGCCCCAGAGTAGGTTCTGCAAGGCCATGGCGAGCGCGAAGGTCTCGCGGTCCCAGCCCCGTGTCACGGTCATGGGCTCGAGGAACAGGCCGAAGACCGACCGTACGCCGAATCCAATCGTCGCGATCAGGCAGCCGGCGAGGATGACGACGAGGGGCGTGCGCCAGCCGGCGCGGGTGACGGTCTCTGCGCTGGTCATGACTCCGCTCCCCGAGATCGCGCTTCGCTGGGGGCCGGTGACCACGACGGCCTCTCAACATCCCGCGCCCAGCCGGTCACACTAGTAGAGCGATCCGGGACGGTCAAAGCCGGCGGCCCGCCGCCTGCCCGCCTCACGGCACGAATGCGCAGTCGACCGATCCGAGGCTCTCGTAGCGACCCTCGACCCGGACCGGCGCGTCGATCCAGAGGGTCTTGGCCACCGACCCCAGCGTTATGACCTGGCCGCTTTCCAGGCCGTCTGCCGCCGGCGGATGGTCGGCCAGCCAGCGTAGCGCGTTCAGCGGATGGCCCAGGATATCCCGCCCGTGGCCGGCGCCGGCGGCGGTCCCGTCGAGCAGGATTTCGCAGGTTTCCCCGGCCAGGTCGCCGGGCCGCCCGGCCGCCGGGCCGAGTACGCAGCCGGCGGAAAAGAAATCGTCGGCGACCAGGGTCGTCATTCCGATGGTCGGCCAATCCTCGTAGCGGTCCTCGACCAGCTCGATCGAGGGATGGAAGCTGGCGACCGCCGCCTCGATCTCCGCGGCCTCGTAGGGTCTCGACCGGGCCGGCAGGTCTCGGCCGAGCCGCACCGCGATCTCCAGTTCGACGCCGATCCTGCGGAACCGGGACAGAGAGAGGACGGCGCCGCTCTCGACCAGCGTCGAGCGGTAGAGGCCGCCCGCGCAGGGGTGCGCGATGCCGAGATAGTCCTGCATGACCGCCGTGGTGCAGCCGATCTTGAAGCCGACGCAGGGGCCGGGGGCGCGGTGAGCGAGCAGCCGGCGCAGGGCGGCCTGGATCTCGTAGGAGTCTTCGAGACCGGCGGGCCGGCAGCGTGGCGGCAAGGCAGCCAGCACACCTCCCTGACAGCGCAGCGCGGCCAGGCGTTCGGCGGCGGTTGCGATGTCGCTAGGCTCCATGGTCGTTCTCGCGAGGTCGCTGGAAGCCTTCATCGTACAACAAAAAAAGGACCTCGCGAGAGGTCCTCAGGTGGTAGCCCTGTTGGGGAGACAGGGCGGGGGCATACCGATTAACAAAAGCCGCGTTCGTCAGAATCGAGAAGAAGGTTGGTTAGCCGCATTTCCCGCAGACAAGATTTCTCGAGGTCGATTGCACATTCGTGACGCGGCGGTGAAGCTTTGATGGAGAGTCGGCTTCCGCATTCCGAATTCGCGATCGATCATTTTTCCGCCGCCTGTCGGATAGCGGGGCACCCTTCTTCATTTGCTTTGCGGAAAAGGGAGTAGTCTTTGACACTATTCCCGGCCGAGCGCTGCTGATCTAGGCTGGGCCTCCCCAAGAGGGAAGAGGAGGGTCCGGGCAATCATGGCATCGGAAGCAAGCGCGGCCGACCGGGAATTCATGCGCCTCGCGCTGGAAGAAGCGCAGACGGGTTTCAACGAGGGCGGCGTGCCGGTCGGCGCGGTCCTGGTCGAAGAGGGGGTGCTTGTCGCTCGGGGCCGCAACCGCCGGGTCCAGGCCGAGGATCCCATCGCCCACGGCGAGATGGATTGCCTGCGGCGCGCGGGGCGCCGTCCCGGCTATGGCAAGGCGACGCTCTACACCACTCTCAGCCCCTGCATGATGTGCAGCGGCACAATCGTCCAGTTCGGCATTCCGCGCGTCGTGGTCGGCGAGGCGCGCAACTTCCCGGGCAACCTCGACTTTCTGACCGAGCGGGGCGTCGAGGTCGTGCTTCTGGACGATCCTGCCTGCGTCGCCCTGATGAAGCGCTTCATCGAGGAGCGGCCGGCCCTCTGGAACGAGGACATCGCGGTCGAGGAAGAGTAGCCGGACGGGCCCGAAGTTCAGCACGATGAAGGTGCCAAACTTCTGGCCTCGGATCTTATCGGGGAAACTTGGCCCGCTTAAGCCCCTCTATCAGGTGCTTACGGTCTTCCGCGCGCTTGAACGGGTTGGTCTGCTCGAAGTGGCGTAGCGTGCCGGTTTCGCGCAGCTTTCGGAAGGCCTTGCGCTTGTCTTCGGCTAGCTTCTGAAGCCGCTTCTTCTCCGCCTGATCCTGGGCGATATGGGCCTTCTGCGCATAGATCGCGGCCATGATGACCAGGACCTCGGCGGGACACTTGCCTTCGCCGGGCTGCTCGCAGATCTGCTCGAGCTCGCGAATCGCAAGGTCGTAGTAGACCGGGTCGGTCCGCGCCTTGAAGTAGTAGGCCCAGCCAAGCGTCCAGCGGTACCAATCCGGCACTCTAAGTGCGCGCATTATCAGCTCAACCGCCTTGTCCGGGTCGCCGGCATAGACCCTTTCGTCGGCGTTCTCGACCAGCAGATCCCGGTTGCTGACGTTCAGGCGCCGCGCCGTCTCGAAGTTGCTCTGCGCCTCCGCCGCTTCCTTGCGGTGCAGTCTGACGTAGCCCCGGGCCCAGAAGGTGTCGTAGTCGCCCGGATCGAGCTCGACCGCCTTCTCCGCCAGCTGCAGGGCCTTGTCCAGGATTTGAGCGGGTTTCAGGCTG
Above is a genomic segment from Kiloniellales bacterium containing:
- a CDS encoding SDR family oxidoreductase yields the protein MKLYGNPNSCRVLVTGGAGFLGSHLCRRLVDAGHEVLCVDNFYTGRRTTIAGLEAEPNFEILRHDVTFPLYVEVDQIYNLACPASPIHYQHDPVQTTKTSVHGAINMLGLAKRTRARILQASTSEVYGDPSVHPQAEDYWGNVNPIGPRSCYDEGKRCAEALFFDYRRQHGLEIKVARIFNTYGPGMHPADGRVVSNFVLQALRAEAITIFGDGLQTRSFCYVDDMIVGLMALMETPDDVTGPVNLGNPVEFTMLDLAEAVIRKTGSKSTLQFSELPQDDPRQRQPDIALAREILNWAPTTSLDDGLDPTIDYFRGLIEAGYA
- a CDS encoding MFS transporter → MTSAETVTRAGWRTPLVVILAGCLIATIGFGVRSVFGLFLEPMTVTRGWDRETFALAMALQNLLWGLGLPFAGALADRYGPSKVIAGGSLVYAFGVWGMASVESGWGLHLFGGLLTGIGVAFTAFSLALAAMAKVVGPERRSLALGLGTAAGSFGQVVFSPLGQGFIAAYGWEQAMVILAACSLAILPLAFILPSDPGAKGEAPSEQSVGGAVREAMNHRGYILLTIGFFVCGFHVAFITVHFPAYVVDLGLSPQVGAYSIALVGLFNIAGAFLAGAAGQRWSKKCGLSAIYFARAVAITALLLAPKTETTIYLFAAVMGILWLSTVPLTTGIVAQVFGLRYMATLFGIVFFSHQIGSFLGVWLGGRLYDTLGSYDPVWWAGIALGLLAAAVHLPINEKPLARLQAQTG
- a CDS encoding fumarylacetoacetate hydrolase family protein, with protein sequence MEPSDIATAAERLAALRCQGGVLAALPPRCRPAGLEDSYEIQAALRRLLAHRAPGPCVGFKIGCTTAVMQDYLGIAHPCAGGLYRSTLVESGAVLSLSRFRRIGVELEIAVRLGRDLPARSRPYEAAEIEAAVASFHPSIELVEDRYEDWPTIGMTTLVADDFFSAGCVLGPAAGRPGDLAGETCEILLDGTAAGAGHGRDILGHPLNALRWLADHPPAADGLESGQVITLGSVAKTLWIDAPVRVEGRYESLGSVDCAFVP
- a CDS encoding nucleoside deaminase, with protein sequence MASEASAADREFMRLALEEAQTGFNEGGVPVGAVLVEEGVLVARGRNRRVQAEDPIAHGEMDCLRRAGRRPGYGKATLYTTLSPCMMCSGTIVQFGIPRVVVGEARNFPGNLDFLTERGVEVVLLDDPACVALMKRFIEERPALWNEDIAVEEE